In Carya illinoinensis cultivar Pawnee chromosome 6, C.illinoinensisPawnee_v1, whole genome shotgun sequence, a single genomic region encodes these proteins:
- the LOC122313640 gene encoding zinc finger BED domain-containing protein RICESLEEPER 3-like encodes MEASPSGMSEGNPSPTIPSLTPRSRPTSRAATSCASSRFPMPVNIEDEDEFNEDEEIGIGDLPPPSTTPSQPRNTRKRSWTWEHFTRIPGNPENPQASCHHCGQLCKCHSKKQGTAVLIAHLQGCQRYKMSKGEAGPATDQTKLSYKASTTTDVDKRGFRKFVKTIEPRFPLPSRYTVMRDSHYIDSEWQLRKRIIGFKEIIDHKGASIGALMDDCLKDWGIQKRNTSMKADVIRNHEFIHVRCCAHILNLIVSEGLKEVDDSIIRVRNIVRYVRASPQRLSKFKAIASQLGISCSKTLCLDVPTRWNSTYLMLDVAQKYQAAFERMEVEDGALNELSELHYHLQEGCTGSCGLLSAFSTGGRVLDSYRSLLSPSTVEALVCTQNWLSDTPIGLDTIGFDADSYKLESGNFV; translated from the exons ATGGAGGCTTCACCTAGTGGAATGTCAGAAGGGAATCCAAGCCCCACAATCCCGTCACTGACACCGAGATCTAGACCTACTTCTAGAGCAGCTACTTCTTGTGCAAGTAGCCGATTCCCAATGCCAGTaaacatagaagatgaggatgagtttaatgaggatgaggagatAGGTATTGGGGATCTACCACCTCCATCTACAACTCCATCTCAACCACGAAATACTAGAAAAAGGTCTTGGACATGGGAGCATTTTACCAGGATTCCTGGTAATCCTGAGAACCCACAGGCGAGCTGCCACCACTGTGGGCAACTCTGCAAATGCCATTCAAAGAAGCAAGGCACCGCTGTCTTAATAGCCCATCTCCAAGGTTGCCAGCGATATAAAATGTCGAAGGGAGAGGCAGGCCCAGCCACTGATCAGACCAAGCTCAGTTATAAAGCTTCTACGACCACTGATG tCGATAAAAGAGGCTTCCGAAAGTTTGTCAAGACTATTGAGCCACGATTTCCATTGCCATCACGGTATACGGTGATGCGGGATT cgCACTACATTGATAGTGAATGGCAATTGAGAAAACGGATTATTGGGTTCAAAGAAATCATTGATCATAAGGGAGCATCAATTGGGGCACTGATGGATGATTGTTTAAAGGATTGGGGAATTCAAAAG cggaATACGAGTATGAAAGCTGATGTCATCCGCAACCACGAATTTattcatgttcgatgttgtgctcatatcctCAACCTAATTGTCAgtgaggggttaaaagaggttgatgattccattatCAGAGTTcgcaacattgtgcggtatgtgagggcttcccctcaAAGGCTGTCAAAGTTCAAGGCAATAGCAAGCCAGCTTGGAATTTCATGTTCTAAGACATTGTGTTTGGATGTTCCGACTCGATGGAACTCAACATACcttatgttggatgtggcacaaaAGTATCAAGCTGCATTCGAGCGGATGGAGGTCGAGGATGGGGcacttaa CGAGCTCTCAGAGCTTCACTACCACTTGCAAGAAGGTTGTACGGGTTCATGTGGATTATTATCTG catttagcactggaggtcgagtaTTGGATTCTTACCGGAGTTTATTGTCACCGtcaactgtggaggccctcgtttgcacacagaattGGTTGAGTGATACGCCCATTGGACTAGATACCATTGGCTTTGATGCTGATAGCTATAAGCTTGAATCGGGTAACTTTGTTTGA